One segment of Rosa chinensis cultivar Old Blush chromosome 6, RchiOBHm-V2, whole genome shotgun sequence DNA contains the following:
- the LOC112172124 gene encoding lysine histidine transporter-like 8, whose amino-acid sequence MEEITAAPITPRPVTTDATPATTAAPQSSEPKMSKAASVSREPLMIPPRGGVDQIEIKAKTPKSLTPRSRTPRFMTPIGSPVRRALQLTRLDPEDAWLPITESRNGNAYYAAFHTLCSGIGIQALVIPVAFTILGWTWGIICMTLAFLWQLYTLFLLVQLHESSETGLRYCRYIQLCNACFGEKLSKFLALFPILYLSGGTCVALIVLGGATCKMFFQIVCGQTCTIKTLTPAEWYLVFTCAAVILSQLPNLNSIAGVSLVGAITAIGYCTLIWVVSVDKGRLPHVSYNPLKADKQFIQFFDVLNALGMIAFGFRGHNLILEIQATMPSSEKHPSRVPMWRGVRFSYTLIALCIFPLAIGGYWAYGQMIPEQGGMFAALFTFHSTDTSQFVLGLASLFVIVNALSSFQIYGMPMFDEMESHYTRRFKKAAPWWLRAIMRAMFTYGCYFVAVAIPFLGSLAGLIGGIALPVTLAYPCFMWLKMKKPKKYTPSWWINWVLGVVGMCLSVLLIVSGTYVVIDTGIKVSFFKPT is encoded by the exons ATGGAGGAAATAACCGCCGCTCCGATTACACCCCGGCCGGTCACCACCGATGCTACTCCGGCAACCACCgctgctcctcagagctcagaGCCGAAGATGTCCAAGGCGGCGTCCGTGTCCCGGGAACCGCTCATGATTCCGCCACGCGGTGGTGTTGACCAGATAGAGATAAAGGCCAAAACCCCAAAATCCTTAACTCCGAGATCCCGTACTCCACGCTTCATGACTCCTATAGGGAGCCCCGTTAGGAGGGCTCTTCAGCTCACGAGGCTTGACCCCGAAGACGCCTGGCTTCCCATCACCGAGTCTAGAAATGGTAACGCTTACTATGCCGCCTTCCACACTCTTTGCTCCGGCATTGGGATTCAGGCCCTCGTGATCCCTGTCGCCTTCACCATTCTTGGGTG GACATGGGGGATTATATGCATGACGTTAGCGTTCTTATGGCAACTTTACACTCTGTTCCTGCTCGTGcagcttcatgaatcttctgaAACAGGCCTTCGCTATTGCAGATACATTCAACTTTGCAACGCATGTTTTG GTGAGAAGCTATCGAAGTTCTTAGCCCTGTTCCCAATTCTCTACCTCTCCGGCGGAACTTGCGTGGCGTTAATCGTCCTCGGAGGAGCAACATGCAAGATGTTCTTCCAAATCGTGTGCGGTCAAACATGCACCATCAAGACCTTAACACCCGCAGAGTGGTACTTGGTCTTTACATGCGCGGCAGTGATCCTGTCTCAGCTTCCCAACTTGAACTCCATCGCCGGAGTATCTCTTGTTGGTGCCATCACTGCTATCGGCTATTGTACGCTCATTTGGGTTGTGTCTGTTGACAAGGGTAGACTACCTCATGTGTCCTACAATCCCCTGAAGGCCGACAAACAATTCATACAATTCTTCGATGTTCTGAATGCTCTTGGAATGATTGCTTTTGGCTTCAGAGGCCACAACCTTATCCTTGAGATCCAG GCTACAATGCCCTCTAGTGAAAAACACCCATCACGCGTGCCTATGTGGAGAGGTGTACGGTTTTCATACACACTTATAGCATTGTGCATCTTCCCTCTCGCAATTGGAGGTTATTGGGCATACGGTCAAATG ATACCGGAACAAGGGGGTATGTTTGCAGCCTTGTTCACCTTCCATTCGACTGACACCTCCCAATTCGTCCTAGGGCTAGCAAGTTTGTTTGTGATAGTCAATGCACTGAGCTCCTTCCAAATCTACGGCATGCCCATGTTCGACGAAATGGAGTCCCATTACACTAGGAGGTTCAAGAAGGCTGCTCCATGGTGGCTCAGGGCTATTATGCGAGCTATGTTTACTTACGGCTGCTACTTCGTAGCCGTGGCCATCCCCTTCTTGGGAAGCTTGGCTGGACTGATAGGAGGGATTGCATTGCCGGTGACTTTGGCTTATCCATGTTTCATGTGGCTCAAGATGAAGAAGCCAAAGAAGTACACTCCAAGCTGGTGGATCAATTGGGTACTTGGGGTTGTGGGTATGTGTTTAAGCGTGCTTTTGATTGTGTCTGGTACTTATGTCGTAATTGATACTGGTATTAAGGTGAGCTTCTTCAAACCAACGTGA